A region from the Paludicola sp. MB14-C6 genome encodes:
- a CDS encoding glutamyl-tRNA amidotransferase, which yields MKNKKRTTKLLMSSKMKKGFRYYAAAILCCCVTVAMTSTVFAASGDPLAVINNLSDFIFGIIRAIGLILLGFGIVQIGLSLKSHDPSQRANGFLTLAGGVIITFAKEILNLITGA from the coding sequence ATGAAAAATAAAAAGAGAACAACCAAATTATTGATGAGTAGTAAGATGAAAAAGGGATTTCGTTATTATGCAGCAGCTATTCTTTGTTGCTGTGTAACTGTAGCTATGACATCAACTGTCTTTGCAGCTAGTGGTGACCCGTTGGCGGTTATTAACAACCTATCAGATTTTATATTCGGTATCATTAGAGCCATCGGACTTATCCTTTTAGGTTTTGGCATTGTGCAAATTGGTTTATCTCTAAAATCTCACGACCCATCACAAAGAGCGAATGGATTTTTGACATTAGCAGGTGGTGTTATTATTACTTTTGCTAAAGAGATTTTGAATTTGATTACCGGAGCATAA
- a CDS encoding relaxase/mobilization nuclease domain-containing protein yields the protein MAITKIKPVHNRLDKLVDYVSNQDKTYNTDFEDIKTVLDYASEESKTEQKFYVSGVNCNPQTAYKEMKLAHKKNVKEAIVVAYHGFQSFEQGEVNAETAHEIGIKLANELWEDKFQVVVATHLNTNHYHNHFVVCATSYIDGSRFHACTQSYMQMRETSDRLCKEYSLSVIEHPKRGYTKSYAEYMNEKQDKPTVRSFIRSDIDYAIEQSTNTNQFWQTVESMGYEIKNEVKYLAIRPVNHQRFFRLYKLGENYTIEAIKDRILRNRNRKLPFPQEQSKPVKYLKFNGSHKAMKKVSGLRALYYYYCYKLKIIQKHPSSNRRMHFLLRDDLIKFNQIIAHCTFLSRTKIDTTEGLSMYKSTVEAYIPNLLDERKLLRSQLKRLVRSNDTVGQVAVKGKIQEISTELSKIRREVKLCNQIEERSTQMRSNLELARTAVEMGEWKNLSKQKNQSR from the coding sequence ATGGCGATTACAAAAATAAAGCCAGTTCATAATCGGCTTGATAAACTTGTTGATTATGTAAGCAATCAAGATAAGACTTATAATACAGATTTTGAAGATATTAAAACAGTTCTAGACTATGCTAGTGAAGAATCAAAAACGGAACAAAAGTTTTATGTATCAGGAGTGAATTGCAATCCGCAGACTGCGTACAAAGAAATGAAATTGGCACACAAGAAAAATGTGAAGGAAGCGATTGTTGTTGCATATCATGGCTTTCAATCTTTTGAGCAGGGAGAGGTGAATGCGGAAACAGCCCATGAGATAGGAATTAAATTAGCAAATGAATTATGGGAAGATAAATTTCAGGTAGTAGTTGCAACTCATTTAAACACAAATCATTATCATAATCATTTTGTTGTATGTGCTACCTCGTATATAGACGGTTCACGATTTCATGCATGTACACAGAGCTATATGCAAATGAGAGAAACATCTGATCGACTCTGTAAAGAATACAGCTTATCTGTTATTGAACACCCAAAACGAGGGTATACCAAAAGCTATGCTGAATATATGAATGAGAAACAAGATAAACCTACCGTTAGAAGTTTTATTCGTAGTGATATCGATTATGCAATTGAGCAGTCAACAAATACAAATCAGTTTTGGCAAACAGTAGAATCTATGGGGTATGAGATAAAAAATGAAGTGAAGTATCTAGCAATTCGGCCAGTAAATCATCAACGCTTTTTTAGACTCTATAAGCTAGGAGAGAATTACACAATTGAAGCTATTAAGGATCGTATTCTTAGAAATAGGAATAGAAAACTACCTTTTCCTCAAGAACAAAGCAAACCAGTTAAATATTTAAAGTTTAACGGTAGCCATAAAGCAATGAAAAAAGTTAGTGGATTAAGAGCTTTATATTACTATTATTGTTACAAGTTAAAAATCATACAGAAGCATCCATCTTCTAATAGAAGGATGCATTTTTTATTGCGTGACGACTTAATAAAGTTCAATCAAATAATTGCACATTGTACTTTCCTTAGTAGAACAAAAATAGATACGACTGAAGGACTTTCGATGTATAAGTCTACAGTAGAAGCGTATATACCGAATTTATTAGATGAGCGAAAGTTATTAAGAAGTCAGTTGAAACGGTTAGTGAGAAGCAATGATACTGTGGGTCAGGTAGCTGTCAAAGGTAAAATTCAAGAAATATCAACTGAATTGAGCAAAATCAGGAGAGAGGTGAAGTTATGTAATCAAATTGAAGAAAGAAGTACTCAAATGCGAAGCAATTTAGAATTAGCACGAACTGCTGTAGAAATGGGTGAATGGAAAAACTTAAGTAAACAAAAGAATCAATCAAGATGA
- a CDS encoding PcfB family protein encodes MNTGGDVAEQIVRMSLNGVEVAAKITGAGAKQLAMMLYAMSKEQNKTKGKMRMSSMIKSGKELKVFSINDKDLQKFTEVAKKYGVLYCVLRDKDITDGLSDIMVRAEDASKINRIFERLQLGCVDVAAIKSELVKNKETKHAAKQEADKGYESKDNKDQLIDKLMEKPTQKEQPTNQNPTMAQTIKSFPSEPTSKSKKNSAKGVSSKDDISYRPSVRKELNEIKREKTESSKVSTPQKQLTHKAPKKKKSKKVKGRS; translated from the coding sequence GTGAATACAGGTGGAGATGTAGCAGAACAAATTGTTCGGATGAGTCTCAATGGGGTTGAAGTAGCTGCAAAAATAACTGGTGCTGGTGCTAAACAACTTGCCATGATGCTTTATGCAATGTCAAAGGAGCAAAACAAAACCAAAGGGAAAATGCGAATGTCATCGATGATTAAAAGTGGTAAGGAACTAAAGGTGTTTTCGATTAACGATAAAGACTTGCAGAAGTTTACCGAAGTCGCAAAAAAGTATGGTGTTCTTTATTGTGTCTTGCGTGATAAAGATATCACGGATGGCTTATCTGATATTATGGTTAGAGCGGAAGATGCTTCAAAGATTAACCGAATTTTTGAACGACTACAGCTTGGATGTGTTGATGTCGCAGCTATAAAAAGTGAACTAGTAAAAAATAAGGAAACTAAGCATGCAGCAAAACAAGAAGCTGATAAAGGGTATGAATCTAAGGATAATAAAGATCAGTTGATAGATAAGTTAATGGAAAAGCCAACGCAAAAGGAACAACCCACAAATCAAAACCCCACGATGGCTCAAACGATAAAATCCTTTCCGTCAGAGCCTACCTCAAAGAGCAAAAAAAATTCCGCAAAGGGTGTTTCTAGTAAAGATGATATATCATATAGGCCATCTGTTCGTAAAGAACTAAATGAAATAAAGAGAGAGAAGACGGAATCATCAAAGGTAAGCACACCGCAAAAGCAACTTACCCATAAAGCACCTAAAAAGAAGAAATCCAAGAAAGTGAAAGGGAGATCATAG
- a CDS encoding VirD4-like conjugal transfer protein, CD1115 family, whose translation MREDKLSKQNLILYLLGMIPITWLGALFAPSLNGGLLEILENLSLTLQSPFKIVWCGDSFRTILIFLVCYCFGIGIYLSTARNYRRREEHGSAKWGVSAIVNKRYKDRNNEKNKLLTQNVAIGLDGRKHRRNLNVLVVGGSGAGKTRFYAKPNIMQANTSFVVLDPKGELLRDTGNLLKNKGYEIKVIDLINMDKSHCYNPFVYLHNDNDIQKLVTNLFKNTTPKGSQSQDPFWDQAATMLLLALVFYLHYEAPEDEQNFPMVMEMIRAGEVREDNDEYQSPLDELFNRLEDREPNHIALKYYRNYRSGSAKTLKSIQITLVSRLEKFNLDSLAGITQTDELDLWNIGEKKTAIFGVIPDNDSSFNFIIGMLYTQLFQQLYYQADHIHGGRLPIHVHFVMDEFANVALPDEFDKLLSTMRSREISVSIIIQNLAQLKALFEKQWESIVGNCDEFLYLGGNEQSTHEYVSKLLGKETIDTNTYGQSKGRNGSYSTNYQTTGRELLTPDEVRMLDNKYALLFVRGERPILDEKFHILKHINVALTTDGGASSFNHGKDLYSSATIEFDQTLLNKGIEFDVSNLNYELLSEEELEEKFKQKLEEKKDEK comes from the coding sequence GTGCGGGAAGATAAACTATCAAAACAAAATCTAATCCTGTACTTGTTAGGTATGATACCAATCACTTGGTTAGGGGCACTTTTTGCACCTTCTCTTAACGGTGGACTTTTGGAAATACTAGAAAATCTATCATTAACATTGCAGAGCCCTTTTAAAATAGTATGGTGTGGGGATAGTTTTCGTACTATCCTCATTTTTCTTGTATGTTATTGTTTCGGAATTGGAATATATCTTTCTACAGCTAGGAATTATCGAAGGCGTGAGGAACATGGTAGTGCAAAATGGGGTGTCAGTGCGATTGTCAATAAAAGGTACAAGGATAGAAATAATGAGAAAAATAAGTTGCTCACACAGAATGTTGCAATCGGATTAGATGGTCGAAAGCATAGAAGAAATTTAAATGTATTAGTAGTAGGTGGATCGGGAGCAGGTAAAACTAGATTCTACGCTAAACCGAACATTATGCAGGCAAATACTTCTTTTGTAGTACTTGACCCGAAGGGCGAGCTCTTGCGAGATACGGGAAATCTATTAAAAAATAAAGGTTATGAAATCAAGGTGATTGACCTAATCAATATGGATAAATCCCATTGCTATAATCCATTTGTGTATCTGCATAATGATAATGATATTCAAAAGCTAGTAACGAATTTATTTAAGAATACCACACCAAAAGGTTCACAGAGTCAAGATCCATTTTGGGATCAGGCGGCAACTATGCTTTTGCTAGCTCTCGTTTTTTATCTCCACTATGAAGCACCCGAGGATGAACAAAACTTTCCTATGGTTATGGAGATGATTCGTGCAGGTGAAGTTCGAGAAGATAATGATGAATATCAAAGTCCTCTTGATGAATTGTTTAATAGACTAGAAGACAGAGAACCGAATCACATTGCATTAAAGTACTATCGCAATTATCGTTCCGGTTCAGCAAAGACCCTAAAGTCAATTCAGATTACATTGGTATCTCGACTTGAAAAATTCAACCTTGATTCGCTTGCTGGTATAACACAAACAGATGAACTTGATTTGTGGAACATAGGCGAAAAGAAAACTGCTATCTTCGGAGTTATCCCCGATAATGATAGCAGTTTTAATTTTATAATTGGTATGTTGTATACGCAACTGTTCCAACAACTTTATTATCAAGCAGACCATATCCATGGTGGTAGGTTGCCAATACATGTTCATTTTGTAATGGATGAGTTTGCAAATGTGGCTCTACCGGATGAATTTGATAAGTTGCTTTCTACAATGCGTTCAAGGGAGATATCAGTATCAATTATTATTCAAAACTTAGCACAGCTCAAAGCATTGTTTGAAAAGCAATGGGAAAGTATTGTAGGTAACTGTGATGAGTTTTTATATCTTGGTGGTAATGAGCAATCTACCCATGAGTATGTTTCAAAGCTACTCGGTAAGGAAACGATAGACACAAACACCTACGGACAAAGCAAAGGGCGAAACGGAAGCTATTCTACCAACTATCAAACAACAGGGCGGGAACTCTTAACACCAGATGAAGTGCGTATGCTTGATAATAAGTACGCACTCTTGTTTGTTCGTGGAGAGCGGCCTATATTGGATGAGAAATTCCATATTTTAAAGCATATTAATGTTGCGCTTACAACAGATGGTGGTGCTTCTTCATTTAATCATGGCAAAGATTTATACTCGAGTGCAACCATTGAATTTGACCAAACTTTATTAAATAAAGGAATTGAATTTGATGTTAGCAACCTAAACTATGAACTTCTATCAGAAGAAGAATTAGAAGAAAAATTCAAACAAAAATTGGAGGAAAAGAAAGATGAAAAATAA